Sequence from the SAR324 cluster bacterium genome:
GTCTCATTTGAGGTGGGTATCAGTCAATTGGGTGGAAGTAGTATGAACTTGACTGATCAGGACTTTAAACTTGGTGAGCGAGAATCGGTTGCTGATACAGCCAAGGTCTTATCGAGGTACGTTGATGGAATTTTGATTAGAACTTACTCGCATACTCTTGTTAAGGAATTGGGAGAGAATGCATCAGTCCCTGTGGTCAATATGCTCACAAATTTTTGCCATCCGTGCCAAATATTGGCTGATGTGATGACCATACAAGAACATTTCAAAGATCTCTCAGAAACTCCGATCTGTTACTTGGGAGATGGAAACAACATTGTTCACAGTTGGTTAAATTTTGCTTCAAGAGTTCCCATTAAGTTCACTATCGGGACGACTGAGACAACCTTACCAGATATGGAATTGGTAGAGTATTCCAAGAAACAAGGTGTTTCAGAAGTGAAGGTAATCAATGATCCTGTTGAAGCAGTTCGGGACGCAAAGATTTTATACACAGATGTCTGGGCCAGCATGGGAGAAAAAGAGAAGGCTGAAGAAAGGAGAAAACTTTTGATGCCATATCAGATCAATTCCCATATCCTTTCAAAAGCGGCTCCTGGAGTGAAGATCATGCACTGTTTACCTGCTGAACGTGGATGGGAAGTTACTTCAGAAGTGTTGGACAGTCCTCAATCCATCGTCTTGGATCAAGCAGAAAACAGGCTTCATGCCCAAAAGGCGATTCTTTTGATGTTGGATCGCTGGTTCAGGAGTTGAAATTTAGATAGAGATGTTACCCCGATTCAAATCAACGACTACACCCCATAAATTTAATGACAAATTCTGCCAAACTTCATTTGCCTGGTCAGGAACCGTTAGAGATACCAATCCTCACGGGCTCTGAAAACGAAAAGGCTCTGGATATATCTTCATTACGAGCTAAGTCAGGATATATCACTCTGGACCCTGGGTTCGTAAACACTGGAGCATGCTCAAGCTCCATTACATATCTTGAT
This genomic interval carries:
- the argF gene encoding ornithine carbamoyltransferase; its protein translation is MMKRDLLSLRDWNQQELLDCLSLAAELKAAGPMGSYSKELAGRSYALIFHKNSLRTRVSFEVGISQLGGSSMNLTDQDFKLGERESVADTAKVLSRYVDGILIRTYSHTLVKELGENASVPVVNMLTNFCHPCQILADVMTIQEHFKDLSETPICYLGDGNNIVHSWLNFASRVPIKFTIGTTETTLPDMELVEYSKKQGVSEVKVINDPVEAVRDAKILYTDVWASMGEKEKAEERRKLLMPYQINSHILSKAAPGVKIMHCLPAERGWEVTSEVLDSPQSIVLDQAENRLHAQKAILLMLDRWFRS